TCATCAGCAGGATGGGCACGGTGTAGGAACTCATCTGAGGGAAGCAGCACGGGAGACGAATCAAAACCTTCTGGCAGGGAAGGCTCACATTCATCTGATCAGCATGGAGAAGGTTTTTAGAGGAAAGCTTTTATGTTTTTCCAGGGAAAGGACGAAGAATGTTCAGAGTCAATATTTCTCCTGTGATTTCTGCCTATGTTCAATTTGGACATAAAAActtttggaaatgaaaacatccaCAGGCTCTGAGACGCAGAGAGCCGCACATAGAATGTTTTTAATTGTCTGAATGTGACACGAAGCTGGAACTCAGGCGCCGTGATGAACTATCTCCACTGGTTGCGCGTGTGCATGGAAATGAAGCCGAACCTTCTTGTAGATGTACTGGACCAGCTgtgcttcctcttcctccctcccgtCCCCCTCCGTCTCCCCTGTGGACGGCAGTCTGAAGTAGGTCTGGGCGTAGATGTAGTAGAGGCCGGCTCTGGGCACCAGCAGCTCGCCTCCCCTCAGTTCCATGTTCTCCAGGAAGGACGGACCCCTCTGGCTCTCCCACGCCCTGATGCGCTCTCCCAGGtaccccctgctgctcctcgAGCCTGCAGTAGCACGGACGATCAAACGCATGGATTTATGCAGCCGTTCTCGCCAATGTGAGGCTTTTTCCTTTAAGACTGTCTTGTAAGGACTGGTTACATTTACAGTGTTGCTTTGGACTGAATGAGAAACAAATGCTCACTGAGCGTCTAAATACTGTTTACAGATGTGCCCACAAACCAGCAGGTGTCCAAAGTAACAACAGTTCAGGGTTTTCAACAACAGCCAAAATGTAAAAAGAGTaaatcagggaaaaaaaatcgatCATGACTCCCACTGATTTGACAGACTGTGTGCATTCTGTACATGtacatcttcttcttctgcagtttCACTGCTCGGGGTTTCCATTATAGATCATAACCTTCATTTTATCGTATGCGTCCTCCTTCCTCACACTATAATCGCCTGCATGTCCTCCACCGCTACAACATACGAGTACATCAATatgcaggaaaaaaactgtGGATTGTCCATGAATGCTGCCCATGACATCAAGCCAAacgaaaaaaaagacacatcaTACAGTGTTTGCTGCCACAAATGCACAAGAATGtgatgttctgttattggaATCCGAAAAAGTTCATGTGCATTTCTTCTCCTAaagttttttaaattgaatttgttGAGTTATAGTACCTGTGAGGAGTTATTTACTGTGATGGTTCacttctttgtgttttaaagAGTCCTTGGTGCACCTGCTAACCCACTGTTCAGTTACATCAACACAACAATCATTTGCTCTTGGCGAAATAACCAGTCTCAAGAATATACAGTAAAATCAtctggaaaacttttttttttctgtttctaatTTCCTGACAGagcgctgatcagctcctgaCTCACTCAAACATCAACCATGGGAATCTCCAGGTTGTGAGGAAGCAGCTGCCATCTGCAGGTCCTGACAGACATGAAGGTATGAAAGAGGTAACTGAATCTGAAAACCGCCTGGGAAGCCTCCGAGCAAATTCCTCACCGAGTGGTCCAGTCAGGCATGTAGGAGGGCGAATATAGGGTTCAATACATCATTGTATTATAAGTTGAATAGTTTTCTTCCTGCTAAATCAACGtctcctcactctctgctgGTGGAGGCTCTATGGATGACACCGCCCCGGTCACATGCGCTGCAACTTTCGGAGGAGGGACGCCTCTGCTCGCAGGGTTCAGGACAGGCAGCCCCCCCGTCAGCTTATCTGTGAAGACAACAGGTATTGCATATTTAGGTGGAAAAGTCACACAGCAGGCTATTAGCAGTGACGGATTGTGTGATTGTCCTTCTTACTTTTCATGGCGATGGACATCTCGTTCTGAAACCTGTCAGCCATCCTCTGAAAGAccccaaaagaaatgaaagttcATGGTAAATGTGCTATAACTGACATGAAAATAAGACATTATAACTGAACGAATGACATTACAATCAATAACATTAGGTAATACAAGGAACCCATGtttcattcagtgtttattGTGTTAAAATTGTGATGTCAGCTTTTGATCAGCTGGAACAATGTTATTCCTCTAGAAGTGAGACAAAGTGATGCATAAAACCTGATGTTTTCAAATTATGATGTCAGTTATGCTGGTATATATGAACATTTCCCTCTGAAAAAGCTCAAACACTGCAGATCGGATCATTCCTGAGCAACATTAGAAAGAACAACCTCAGGAATCTGTCCCCTGGTGctttcagtgtgataaaaacAGAACTAATGAAACACGTTTGGTGCGAATGGAACAAAGATGAATCAAAAAACCTTTTCTATGTGGTAGTGGAGCTGTTGCGTGAACTGCCAGCAAGGGTCGCTCCTTTTGTCCTCGGCTGCCAGCTCTTCGGATTCTGAGTGAAGATTTGAGTTTATGAGACAGGAGACGCCGCTCCGGGAAAAACTCTCCTGCATCTGTCAAGTAtataaaggaaataaaaaccaaaagttTGATAGCCAGATATGCAAATCATTCTCTCTGCACATGTAGCAGtattatgaatgaatgaaggttAATCAGACAATAGTATTCATGAATGATGAGTTTAAGGCTTTCTTCAACTGTTGCTTTTGAAGTTAATTAATCTCCATTACACCTGTAGAGCATATTAAAATTAAACTATTCGgattttttctcctctgaagtTAATAGGAGAAAATATATCCTGCTGATATAATAATATAGAATAATACtcgttaataataataatgtgatcAACTGAGAGTTCCCGCAGGTgtgtttcagccaatcagaggtgaGGGAACGCTGACGTCACCTGTATAAAAGGTTCGTGACTCCTGTTGGGGGCTCGTGAGGTCCGCGGGCGCGTGAAACGTGTTGCTCCAGGGTGTCACTCACTCACAGCCTCTCGGCTCATTTCCTCTCATTGTTTTCTGTTATCTACTCGCCCAAactttctgctctctctctgtccggCATTGTGAGAAAGCACAAACTCCAGCCGggacttttgttttctctccagtcGGCCTCAACACCATTATCGACAATAACGTGAGTTTACAAGCTAGTTTCTGTATTAGTTAAGAAATGAAACACACTCATTCATGCCTCGTAATTAGGTCGTCTGAGTTCATGTGTTGTTATCAAAGACAGGCGCACTGTATCACTACCATCCCCCTCTTTTTATCGTTCCGGGTTGTAAACTTGACGTGTCAAACATTAATTTCAAGGATTCATTCTTACAAGTGTGTCTCGAGGAAATTCTTACCgtgttcagcactttgttgaAGTACATGAAGCTGACGGCCACGGCGATGGTCTGCAGCAGGATTGCAGCCAGCGTGATGAGCCCCAGACACTGCACAGAGGCAGAAATGGCCATAATAAAAGTGATCGCGGCGCGTGGACTGACTCCGTGTTAGATCcgagtggaggagcaggaggggaaaAACTCTCCGAGCCAGGCAGGGCAAGTCAGATCAGGCTTCTCTGCATttcttcagagagagagagagagagagagagatttggaggtggagcaggagcagagaggaggtaTGGAGCATTTCAACAGCCTCAAGATGTCACTGTTATTGAGACAGCAGTCAGCAGGCAGCTTTTCATGCAACTCCAGGAGGCGTTCACGTGTTGTTGTGAATGTGAAAACTTTGATCTTGTTTAAATCCCTCATTGAAAATGTGCAAATCGAAAAATTGCgaataacatttaaatttaagcTTGAAATTATTTCTTGTGAAaaatggggggggaaaaaattaaatcaGTATTTCTTTAGACATTTTTACTTGTTGGAGCCTATTGGAGCCCAGTTCTCTAATAGGCTTCAACCCCCTTTAAAGATGGTCTGTGCGTTATTATTGAGTATGACTGTATTTTATAACAATATGCTATTAAGAAAGAAATAGATTCAGTATGACTAAGTAGACTTAATGTGTGCATGCTTGATAATAAATGCTGCCACTTGGCAAATGTGTACAGTTCACATATTGAAGTACTTTTTTAATAGGTTTTTTTAGGTCAAAGCATCTGGTGCATTAAATGGGATTCGGAGATGGATTGCTACAAGGGCCAAACATGATGCTGTTTATGCTATAACAACTTCAAAAACAGGATCTCTCGCAATAAATCATCAGAAcgactttgtttttcttcaacagcCTACAGAACTTCAAGTAAACGGAGAAATCAAAAATAGATGCACAACTTACCAAATATGGTCACCTTCTTTTTAAAGAGTGCtcatatttaaagaaataaattatttcCATGTAACTGCAGCTTTTAATTAAGCTTTTAACTTAGATGGGTTATATCTAAAACACCAAATGGAGTGAAATAGGCAATTTTATTTTGACAATGCAACAGCAATGTATTTTTGATTTATatgacacacttttttttttgcttgactTGGAATTATTTTAGGCCATAGGCCACAACAATACAAAATATGGATGATTTTAATGCTTTTCTACAAGTAGCCACCACTAACCTATGTGCTCTGAGTCTAGAAATAACAAATCTACACACTTTTCAGTGGCGGTTGCTGTTTGAGATGTTGCCGTTTCTTGCGTCACACAGCTCGCCTCTTGCTGACACACAGTCAGTCTTTCCTCATGGGATTAACCAACAGTTATACTTGTTTGCGCTGAGTGAActagtccatccatccattcgaCTAATGCTATCATGCACGATAACTTTGACAGAACAGAAGATGACTTTAAAACCTCTTTTAATTTGCTCTACTTCCCACAGAGTAGCCATGCGTCCCTCACAGAGGAATTATCAATGATTTTCTGTTGTCAGGAAGTCATTAAGTCCCTCTTCGCTTGTCATCACGATGTCCCAGCAACAAGCTACAGTCGACTGAATTCATTTACTAACAGTTTTCAGCCTGCACCCTCCTGTGCTGTAAAGAGAGCCTTTTTTATGACTTTCAGTCGGTTTCCAAATGTAGAGCAGCTGaagcacaagaaaaaaatgtgcttaCTGCAGAGAAGTTCGTGGGGTTCGTGCAGTTCCTGTCAACAGTCAGTGGAACAGAGATGTTCATAGGGGAATTTGGCCTATTTTAAGTCTTTACTCTtttgttgcatgtttttctaTCTTATTCGAGTCAACTTGCTTTAAAAGTCTGTCAGTGGACATACTGTggagaggcttttttttttttttttttttttttttcttttttggagagATCACTTAAAAATTCTGCTCTTTTATTATAAGGCCTTTGTTCCTGTGCAGCGCACCACTGATTACAGTGGTGTATAAATGGTTTGCATTTGTCTCTTAAGAGATATTGCTGTAATAATTTTGATGCATTGAGGACATCAAAGGTCATTTCAGATAAGAAATATTACCGCTCAACACCAATCTGAAATCACTTCAATGTAGCTGGTTACAGAGGACTCACATAACCCCATCAAACTGTACAAATATCTAATGGCGGTTTTCAATATCCCTTCTCTGAGGAAACATTTGTGCAGTCTGGCTTTGATTACAACAGTATAAAAAATGTTCTGGCAAAAGGTTTTGAGTGAAATTACAAGtaatttgtctttgtttttcccacTAGACCAGGGATACGCAACCCCAGGCCTCCAGGGCCTGCATACTGTATGTTTTAAGTCTCTCCCAGTTGCAGCATAGCTGATTGCAAAGAGGGGCTCGTAACTGAGCTCGATAAAGACAACGACTTCAGACTGACACATgctgaaggagggagagaactcaaacatGCGAGATGTCAGCCCCAGAGGACCGGAGTTGAGTACCTCTGCTCTACACTGATATACAGTATTTTTAAAAGCAGACTGAGTATTCATTGGAAGAAAGCCATACGTCTAGATCCATCACCGCTGTGACTCCAGCTGACTGTAAGGTACAGAATCTGATCAGAGGAGATCAGGAATGAAAAGAAATTTTATAAATGCTGGAATGATGACATTTACAAAGAGTAAATCACATTGCAAAAAGTAATCATTGCATTTGGCCACCAGTGAAAGGATAAATCAAATGCTTGTTTCAGACAGGAGCTATAGCCGATCCTCACTCCGCTCCAATAATCCAGTGCCCGCCGTTCATTTTCCATGCATACTGCATTTCTGTCAGTGTTGggagaaacacagcagtgaaaagGAAActgcaaatgcatgtttttggactgaggaagaaaactgGTGTACCAAGAAAATATCCCGTGCGtagagagggagaacatgcaaacccgaCACAAAGAGAGGGGGAACAAACCCCTCCTAGAATAGATCGTCTCACTCCGAGATGGAAGTGCTGACGGCTGCACCACTGAGTGACATGGGAGAAAACCATCCCATCACATTCATCTTCTGTACGGCTCCTTCCTGTTTGGGGCCACatggtgctggagctgatcccagctgatccCTGAACTCCACACACTCAACTTCACTCCCGCAGGCTATTTAGGCCCAGCAATTAATCTCAAACACGTTTTtaggactgtgggaagaaaccaaTGCACCTAAAATTGTTTCTTGgatcaaaaacatttctcagtATTTGGCAATGGAGCAAGTAAAATCACTCAAGCTTCTCTTGGAAGGAACTTAAGCTATCTCATGGCATGGcaacaaaaactacaaacaagcctgagagaaaaacaccagGCCAACAGTGCAAGAAGCCTGGACTTCAGTCCAGAGCAGGTAGGCCAGCACGAGCGCCTGAAAGCGAGCTACAAAAGaaccttttcttctctttcctgTAATTGTGAGGTTGATATGAGAGAATGTTTGCCGCCTATTGCCCATTGACCCGTCATTGTTCGGGCTCCAGTGAAGTCCCGCACGCCGTTTGCCGCTGGGGACTCGTTCAGT
Above is a window of Salarias fasciatus chromosome 19, fSalaFa1.1, whole genome shotgun sequence DNA encoding:
- the LOC115406288 gene encoding tumor necrosis factor ligand superfamily member 10, producing MAISASVQCLGLITLAAILLQTIAVAVSFMYFNKVLNTMQESFSRSGVSCLINSNLHSESEELAAEDKRSDPCWQFTQQLHYHIEKRMADRFQNEMSIAMKNKLTGGLPVLNPASRGVPPPKVAAHVTGAVSSIEPPPAESSRSSRGYLGERIRAWESQRGPSFLENMELRGGELLVPRAGLYYIYAQTYFRLPSTGETEGDGREEEEAQLVQYIYKKMSSYTVPILLMKSSRSACWPRGPEPGLFSLHQAGTAFLQPADRLFISVSNASAMEMDGRASYFGAFLVG